In one Gemmatimonadota bacterium genomic region, the following are encoded:
- a CDS encoding biotin--[acetyl-CoA-carboxylase] ligase — protein MLTRLASVDSTMELAHAAALAGAPHGTAFVAERQHLARGSRGRPWDSERGGLWLSVIARPARADAFAALSLRVGLAIAEAIEGTWPAMPTLQVKWPNDLQAEGRKVAGILCEASWSGAECRWVVVGVGVNVCNPLPAALIGQAARCDEWVPGADPAALLERVLPAVTRVSGYAGPLTDPELAAFLRRDALAGRRVRAPVAGVVIGIAADGSLLVRDPGGQARPVLAGLVLDPA, from the coding sequence ATGCTGACACGTCTTGCCTCCGTCGACAGCACGATGGAACTGGCCCACGCCGCCGCCCTCGCGGGTGCGCCGCATGGCACCGCCTTCGTTGCCGAACGACAGCACCTGGCCCGTGGCTCGCGCGGCCGCCCGTGGGATTCGGAGCGCGGGGGCCTCTGGCTCTCGGTCATCGCCCGTCCCGCTCGTGCCGACGCCTTCGCGGCGCTGTCGCTCCGGGTGGGATTGGCCATCGCCGAGGCGATCGAGGGCACCTGGCCGGCAATGCCGACGTTGCAGGTCAAGTGGCCCAACGACCTGCAGGCCGAGGGGCGCAAGGTGGCTGGCATCCTCTGCGAAGCGTCGTGGTCCGGCGCCGAGTGTCGCTGGGTCGTCGTCGGTGTCGGCGTGAATGTCTGCAATCCGTTGCCGGCGGCGCTGATTGGGCAGGCGGCGCGCTGTGACGAGTGGGTGCCGGGTGCCGATCCAGCTGCGCTGCTCGAACGCGTCCTGCCAGCGGTGACTCGGGTGTCGGGGTACGCCGGGCCGCTGACAGATCCCGAGTTGGCGGCCTTCCTCCGGCGCGACGCGCTGGCCGGACGCCGCGTGCGGGCACCGGTCGCCGGTGTGGTGATCGGCATCGCCGCCGATGGTTCCCTGCTGGTCCGCGATCCGGGGGGGCAGGCCCGCCCCGTCCTCGCCGGGCTGGTCCTCGATCCCGCCTGA